A single window of uncultured Methanospirillum sp. DNA harbors:
- a CDS encoding YwbE family protein encodes MPERNDAKSRGSIHSGLSVDIIQKQDQRSGKKTRGVVSEILTNSSFHPHGIKVRLKDGKVGRVCTIVKEETFSENQT; translated from the coding sequence ATGCCTGAAAGAAATGATGCGAAGAGTCGTGGATCGATTCACTCTGGTCTCTCTGTTGATATTATTCAGAAACAGGATCAGCGTTCAGGAAAGAAGACACGTGGAGTGGTGAGCGAGATCCTGACCAATTCGTCCTTTCATCCCCACGGGATTAAGGTCCGCCTCAAGGATGGAAAGGTTGGCAGGGTCTGCACGATAGTCAAGGAAGAAACCTTTTCAGAAAATCAGACATAA
- a CDS encoding OFA family MFS transporter, whose amino-acid sequence MDHELRILGMVAEKGRWGLVLLGMILNLCLGSIYSWSVFVGPLADYFTKTLHQQVTAGELLMPFSVFLACFALAMPLTGKYLDMYGPRLIIIAGGLLTGVGWLMASVASSVQILSVVYGVIGGLGVGIAYGAPVAVAARWFPERRGLAVGLVLLGFGFSAFLTANLSGLLIAETGVMETFRIFGIAFIILTVLLALPQRFPPPGWKPSGWEPPQCSSQNQTCEFMLPEMVKTRAFYGLWICYFIGCLSGLMAISIAKPVGTEVAQISPVLATALVGVFAIFNGGGRPAFGFLADRITVRTVAMVSFALIMGASLLITLSPSAPVYIISFAVLWGCLGGWLAIAPAATAVYFGTRDYPRCYGFVFLAYGAGAIAGPQLAGYIKSISGSYLGVFPVVIVLALFGLIIAYLTVRPPE is encoded by the coding sequence ATGGATCATGAACTGCGGATCCTCGGGATGGTTGCAGAAAAAGGCAGATGGGGATTAGTCCTTCTCGGAATGATCCTCAACCTCTGCCTTGGGAGTATCTACTCATGGAGTGTATTTGTCGGGCCACTGGCAGACTACTTCACAAAAACCCTTCATCAGCAGGTGACTGCAGGGGAACTGCTCATGCCGTTCTCGGTATTCCTCGCATGTTTTGCCCTGGCAATGCCCCTGACCGGCAAGTACCTCGATATGTATGGTCCCCGTCTGATCATCATTGCCGGAGGTCTCCTCACCGGGGTTGGGTGGCTCATGGCATCCGTGGCAAGTTCGGTGCAGATTCTTTCGGTTGTGTATGGGGTAATCGGCGGTCTTGGTGTCGGGATTGCATATGGTGCTCCGGTAGCTGTCGCTGCCCGGTGGTTTCCTGAAAGACGGGGGCTTGCAGTAGGGCTGGTTCTGTTGGGATTCGGGTTTTCAGCCTTTCTCACAGCCAACCTCTCCGGGCTGCTCATCGCTGAAACCGGTGTCATGGAGACCTTCAGGATCTTTGGGATTGCATTCATTATCCTGACCGTGCTCCTTGCTCTCCCGCAGAGATTTCCTCCTCCCGGGTGGAAGCCGTCCGGATGGGAACCTCCACAGTGTTCATCACAGAATCAGACCTGCGAGTTCATGCTCCCTGAAATGGTGAAGACCAGGGCATTTTACGGACTCTGGATCTGTTACTTTATCGGATGTCTCTCCGGCCTCATGGCAATCTCTATTGCTAAACCGGTCGGCACTGAGGTTGCACAGATCTCCCCTGTGTTAGCAACGGCACTGGTCGGTGTCTTCGCAATATTCAACGGTGGTGGCAGGCCGGCCTTCGGGTTCCTTGCTGATCGCATAACGGTCAGGACTGTGGCCATGGTCTCATTTGCACTGATTATGGGTGCATCGCTGTTGATCACGCTCTCACCGTCGGCTCCGGTATACATCATCTCGTTCGCGGTACTCTGGGGATGTCTGGGTGGGTGGCTTGCGATCGCACCAGCCGCAACAGCTGTATACTTTGGAACCCGTGACTATCCTCGATGCTATGGGTTTGTCTTTCTGGCATACGGTGCTGGTGCAATTGCCGGTCCGCAACTGGCAGGATACATAAAGAGTATATCAGGATCGTACCTTGGTGTCTTTCCTGTTGTGATAGTTCTGGCACTGTTCGGGCTGATCATTGCATATCTCACGGTCAGACCCCCTGAATAA
- the acs gene encoding acetate--CoA ligase, with the protein MAEDFEVKLEKKAYIPDPQYLANSALGDYKAAYAKFISDPDGFWDEKARELKWMRPWDKVREWEHPYARWFTGASLNITENCLDRHVNNGRRNKLAIIWRGEDGREEVLTYRQLSRSVMRFANALKSLGVQKGDRVCFYMPFVPEHVVAILACARIGAVHSIVYAGFGAEALHSRIRDANAKIVITADVGKRRGKTIPLKSIVDDAVRNSPSVEKVIVLCREKCPLELYSELEVDFYGIQEGMSDECPAEEMDAEDPLFILYTSGTTGTAKGIVHACGGYMVGTHYTCKYIFDIKENDVYWCSADPGWITGHSYIVYGPLSVGATVVITETTPDYPDFGIWWSIIEEFGVSIFYTAPTAIRMFMRVGEEWPDKYDLSSLRIIGSVGEPLNPEAFEWYYRVIGKNKCPILDTWWQTETGMHMITTPLGMPMKPGFAGVPIPGVVVDVVDKDGNPVPPGQGGLLVIKEPWPSMMRTVYNNDERYRKYWTQIKEYYTVGDLAVKDEDGYIMILGRSDDIIIVAGHNLGTAEVESALVEHEAVAEAAVIGVPDEIKGQAVKAFVTLIQGYEPSQKLISELTYHVRMSIGPIAMPNAIEFMDKLPKTRSGKIMRRLLKAKEMGMDPGDISTLEE; encoded by the coding sequence ATGGCTGAAGACTTTGAAGTCAAACTTGAGAAGAAGGCATACATTCCGGACCCGCAGTACCTGGCGAATTCTGCACTGGGAGATTACAAGGCAGCATATGCAAAATTCATCTCTGATCCGGATGGGTTCTGGGATGAGAAAGCACGCGAACTGAAGTGGATGCGCCCATGGGATAAGGTCAGGGAATGGGAGCACCCGTATGCACGGTGGTTTACCGGTGCAAGCCTGAACATCACCGAGAACTGTCTGGACCGTCATGTCAACAACGGACGACGCAACAAGCTCGCGATCATCTGGAGGGGTGAGGATGGACGGGAAGAGGTGCTGACATACAGGCAACTCTCCCGCTCTGTCATGCGGTTTGCCAACGCATTGAAGAGCCTTGGGGTGCAGAAGGGTGATCGTGTCTGTTTCTACATGCCCTTCGTCCCTGAACATGTGGTTGCCATACTGGCATGTGCAAGGATCGGAGCTGTCCATTCGATCGTATACGCCGGGTTCGGTGCCGAGGCACTCCACTCACGGATACGGGATGCCAATGCGAAGATAGTGATCACCGCAGATGTCGGGAAACGCAGGGGAAAGACGATCCCCCTCAAGAGTATCGTGGATGATGCTGTCCGTAACTCACCGAGTGTTGAGAAGGTCATCGTGCTCTGCAGGGAGAAGTGCCCGCTCGAACTGTACTCCGAATTAGAGGTGGATTTCTACGGGATACAGGAAGGGATGTCTGATGAGTGCCCAGCCGAAGAAATGGATGCCGAAGATCCGCTCTTCATCCTCTACACCAGCGGGACTACAGGAACTGCCAAGGGGATCGTTCATGCCTGTGGAGGGTATATGGTTGGAACCCATTACACCTGTAAGTACATCTTCGACATCAAAGAGAACGATGTCTACTGGTGCTCCGCAGATCCGGGCTGGATCACAGGCCACAGTTACATCGTGTATGGTCCGCTCTCAGTCGGGGCAACGGTGGTCATCACCGAGACGACGCCTGATTACCCTGACTTTGGGATCTGGTGGAGCATCATCGAGGAGTTTGGCGTCTCGATCTTCTATACCGCCCCGACTGCTATCAGGATGTTTATGAGGGTGGGTGAAGAATGGCCTGACAAGTATGACCTGAGTTCCCTCAGAATTATTGGTTCTGTCGGTGAACCTCTTAACCCTGAAGCCTTCGAGTGGTATTACCGGGTTATCGGCAAGAACAAATGTCCGATCCTGGATACCTGGTGGCAGACCGAGACAGGTATGCACATGATCACTACGCCGCTTGGAATGCCGATGAAGCCAGGGTTTGCTGGTGTCCCGATCCCTGGTGTGGTTGTTGATGTGGTTGACAAGGATGGAAATCCGGTGCCTCCTGGTCAGGGCGGACTGCTCGTCATCAAGGAGCCATGGCCATCGATGATGAGGACTGTATACAACAACGATGAACGGTACCGAAAGTACTGGACCCAGATAAAGGAGTATTATACTGTCGGTGATCTCGCGGTAAAGGATGAGGACGGGTATATCATGATCCTGGGCCGGTCTGATGACATCATCATCGTTGCAGGCCATAATCTCGGAACCGCAGAGGTAGAGTCTGCCCTGGTCGAGCATGAGGCTGTTGCAGAAGCAGCCGTTATTGGTGTTCCCGATGAGATCAAAGGTCAGGCTGTCAAGGCGTTCGTGACACTGATACAGGGATATGAACCGAGCCAGAAGCTGATCTCTGAACTGACATATCATGTGAGGATGAGTATCGGACCAATAGCCATGCCAAATGCAATAGAGTTCATGGATAAACTGCCCAAAACCAGGAGCGGGAAGATCATGCGACGTCTGCTCAAGGCAAAAGAGATGGGCATGGACCCAGGGGATATCTCTACACTTGAAGAGTAA
- a CDS encoding PAS domain S-box protein, with amino-acid sequence MIGDLEELIRIREQLAEHPRGMSITDLSQVLGIHRTTVAKYLDGMQMKGEVDLRIVSTAKVYHLSNRIPSSALAVYTRDPYILITCRMIVGDARNGICELFGLSDEPRGKQITDPDLNLLMQDEITSKIKKAIQGQIENLELPVTIRGSPRWFEIAIMPVVCEDGRPGCAIIFRDETVTRDAIHQAEICRAEAETLASDQNEFIIRSSPDGILTYVNDAFCRKMERKRDELIGFPYEPVISHEDLERLDRLRSDLTPKNPVAKIAFKTIQPDGMVAWEEWQHRGIFTSSGVLGSIQAIGTDISERKHLEEQLQIYHANFETVIKQRTREMRAANQDLMAEITRREKLERELLIIRFVFDQASDSILLFDRTGAVYRANETACKLLGYSREEIQQITVYDINPEITPQTWQEMWEMPREEEETFRVRSVHRRHDGEIIPVEISRKFITAGPLSLFCSIAREIVGPDGKEQR; translated from the coding sequence TTGATAGGAGATCTAGAGGAACTCATACGAATCAGGGAACAACTTGCTGAGCATCCGCGGGGTATGTCCATCACCGATCTCTCACAGGTGCTGGGCATTCATCGGACCACGGTGGCCAAGTACCTCGATGGGATGCAGATGAAAGGAGAGGTAGACCTCCGGATTGTCAGCACGGCCAAAGTTTACCACCTCTCAAACCGGATTCCCTCTTCTGCTCTTGCCGTATATACCCGGGATCCATATATTCTCATCACCTGCAGAATGATTGTAGGAGATGCAAGGAACGGGATATGTGAGCTCTTCGGACTATCTGACGAACCCAGAGGGAAGCAGATCACAGATCCCGATCTGAATCTTCTCATGCAGGATGAGATCACCTCAAAGATCAAAAAAGCAATTCAGGGGCAGATAGAAAACCTCGAACTCCCGGTCACAATCAGAGGTTCCCCCAGGTGGTTTGAGATCGCCATCATGCCGGTTGTCTGTGAGGACGGGCGACCAGGATGTGCAATCATCTTTAGGGATGAGACCGTGACAAGAGATGCCATCCACCAGGCTGAAATCTGTAGAGCCGAGGCTGAAACGCTTGCATCAGATCAGAACGAGTTTATCATCAGGTCAAGCCCTGACGGAATCCTCACCTATGTCAATGATGCATTCTGCAGGAAAATGGAGAGAAAAAGGGATGAACTGATAGGATTTCCATACGAGCCGGTGATCTCACATGAAGACCTTGAACGGCTTGACAGGCTCCGATCTGATCTGACACCAAAGAATCCTGTTGCAAAGATTGCATTCAAGACTATTCAGCCAGACGGGATGGTAGCATGGGAAGAGTGGCAGCACAGGGGGATCTTTACCAGCAGTGGTGTACTCGGAAGCATCCAAGCTATCGGAACCGATATATCAGAACGTAAACACCTTGAAGAACAGTTGCAGATATACCATGCCAACTTCGAAACGGTCATAAAACAGAGAACCAGAGAGATGAGGGCAGCAAACCAGGATCTCATGGCTGAGATAACGCGACGGGAGAAACTTGAGCGTGAACTGCTGATCATCAGGTTTGTCTTTGATCAGGCTTCAGACTCTATCCTGCTCTTTGATCGCACCGGGGCAGTATACCGGGCAAACGAGACCGCATGCAAACTGCTCGGATACTCTCGTGAAGAGATACAGCAGATCACAGTTTATGATATCAACCCCGAGATCACCCCTCAAACCTGGCAGGAGATGTGGGAGATGCCAAGAGAAGAGGAAGAGACCTTCAGGGTCAGATCAGTTCACCGAAGACATGACGGGGAGATCATCCCGGTTGAGATATCTCGAAAGTTCATCACAGCAGGACCATTGTCGCTCTTCTGCTCCATTGCACGTGAGATAGTAGGACCAGACGGGAAGGAGCAACGCTGA
- a CDS encoding histidine kinase dimerization/phosphoacceptor domain -containing protein, with the protein MTKVLLVDDESILLDLGRQILEKKFGFSVDVVESGEEALKQLKMRRYDAIISDYAMPGMDGLELLKRIRESDQLIPFVLFTVREREAVAVEALNSGVNFYVQKENTPHVSFTELAHKVNTSVELVRAENNLRAQRDLAITSANSKDLNNILTQSLQAALTTSNLDAAAIYLMDEHEHLSLAMADGFSAGYSDHTIQAHLIPLFLSLLRETDTVFRNSQIIHEYSRILETNEKICSDVIISLTHHAKPIGLIHIASHEEEQVLSLPLQRLLQGIVVQIAGHISDRIAEDALVESERMVNTLIKNLPGMVYKCSFDDDRTMEFVSEGSLLLTGYHSSDLVQNKNPTYTSLIHPDDRLRIMEVIRRAVERNTQFKLNYRIFTSAMKFKWVWEQGVGVRDDKGNVIGLEGIIIDITRQKVLDDQVKTSQNRLNMLFSNMNAGCAIFLDHDDDGRFILIEMNAAAEILEGKKKEHLLGKTFQEYFGPAIPEHLNSALGRLAASGKPQNLPRIQLETPLGKQWREIYLSNTRIGNTHEIFLIYSDVTSRVRDEEQIIASLHEKELLLKEIHHRVKNNLQIISGILKLQGMRTTDPVTTEILQDCRNQVFSMASIHELLYSSHDIGKINVKEYVGNLINHLKQEYEGANSSIKYISEIDPNIVLDIERCIPCGLILNELITNAVKYAFEPGGNGEIRVTFTHQNHIYRMEVSDNGRGMPVEGKSTTGTSLGTELVSRLTHQLRGEIKRPKGPGTTITIQFSENSGEQMHT; encoded by the coding sequence ATGACAAAGGTTCTTCTTGTTGATGACGAGTCAATCCTCCTCGATCTCGGGCGTCAGATCCTGGAAAAGAAGTTCGGATTCTCAGTTGATGTCGTTGAATCAGGAGAAGAAGCCCTGAAACAGTTGAAGATGCGGAGATATGATGCTATCATATCAGATTATGCCATGCCCGGCATGGACGGTCTTGAATTACTCAAAAGAATAAGAGAGAGCGACCAGCTGATCCCGTTCGTACTCTTCACAGTAAGGGAACGTGAAGCAGTTGCAGTTGAGGCACTGAATAGTGGGGTTAATTTTTATGTGCAAAAGGAGAACACCCCGCACGTCTCCTTTACAGAACTGGCGCACAAAGTCAACACCTCTGTTGAACTAGTGAGGGCAGAAAACAACTTGAGGGCCCAGCGTGATCTTGCAATTACCAGCGCTAACTCAAAAGATCTCAATAATATCCTTACCCAAAGCCTGCAGGCGGCATTAACTACATCAAACTTGGATGCGGCAGCAATCTACCTGATGGATGAGCATGAACACCTCTCTCTTGCAATGGCAGACGGATTTTCTGCAGGATACAGCGATCACACAATCCAGGCACACCTGATTCCCCTCTTCTTATCATTACTCAGGGAAACAGACACAGTGTTCAGAAACAGCCAAATCATTCACGAGTACTCACGCATCCTTGAGACCAACGAGAAGATATGTTCAGATGTTATCATCTCTCTCACCCATCACGCAAAGCCGATCGGCCTTATCCACATCGCATCGCATGAAGAGGAACAGGTACTCTCTCTTCCTCTCCAGCGGTTACTCCAGGGTATCGTAGTACAGATTGCCGGTCATATTTCTGACCGGATCGCCGAGGATGCACTCGTCGAGAGCGAGCGGATGGTCAACACCCTAATCAAAAACCTGCCAGGAATGGTATACAAGTGCAGTTTCGATGATGACCGGACGATGGAATTTGTGAGTGAAGGGAGCCTTCTGCTGACCGGATATCACTCATCTGATCTAGTTCAGAATAAGAACCCCACGTACACCTCTCTTATACATCCGGATGATCGGCTACGAATCATGGAAGTGATCAGGCGGGCTGTTGAAAGGAACACCCAGTTCAAACTCAACTATCGAATCTTCACAAGTGCAATGAAATTCAAATGGGTTTGGGAACAGGGTGTAGGAGTCCGGGATGATAAAGGGAATGTTATAGGACTCGAGGGTATTATCATTGATATTACCCGCCAGAAGGTGCTCGATGACCAGGTAAAAACCAGTCAAAACCGGCTGAATATGCTTTTCTCGAACATGAATGCAGGATGTGCGATCTTTCTCGATCATGATGATGATGGCAGGTTCATCCTGATTGAGATGAATGCTGCAGCCGAAATTCTGGAGGGGAAGAAAAAGGAGCACCTCCTTGGCAAGACATTTCAGGAGTACTTCGGTCCTGCAATTCCTGAACACCTTAACTCGGCACTTGGCCGACTGGCCGCATCAGGAAAACCCCAGAATCTGCCGAGGATACAACTCGAAACCCCTCTTGGAAAACAATGGAGGGAAATATACCTCTCAAATACTCGCATAGGAAATACACACGAGATATTCCTGATATACAGCGACGTGACCAGCAGGGTCCGTGATGAGGAACAGATCATCGCCTCACTCCATGAGAAAGAACTCCTGCTCAAAGAAATTCACCATAGGGTGAAGAACAACCTGCAGATCATATCAGGAATTCTCAAACTTCAGGGAATGCGGACAACTGACCCGGTTACAACTGAAATTCTCCAGGACTGCCGGAATCAGGTATTTTCGATGGCATCGATCCATGAACTCCTCTACAGTTCTCATGATATCGGAAAGATCAACGTCAAAGAATATGTAGGAAACCTGATTAATCACCTGAAACAGGAATACGAGGGGGCCAACTCGTCTATCAAGTACATCAGTGAGATCGATCCAAACATTGTCCTCGATATAGAACGATGTATTCCTTGTGGACTCATATTAAATGAATTGATAACCAATGCCGTCAAATATGCCTTTGAACCGGGGGGTAATGGGGAGATCAGGGTGACATTCACCCATCAGAACCACATATATCGCATGGAAGTATCAGATAACGGGCGTGGGATGCCTGTAGAAGGGAAGAGTACGACCGGGACCTCACTCGGGACTGAACTCGTCTCCAGGCTCACTCATCAGCTCAGAGGAGAGATAAAACGACCAAAAGGACCGGGAACGACGATCACAATACAATTTAGTGAGAATTCCGGGGAGCAGATGCATACATGA
- a CDS encoding response regulator yields the protein MKRRILIVEDEAVTSVLLEKTLKELGYEVVGSAFDGAEAINLAREKQPDIILMDIRIQGDMDGIETAKRIYNQYKIPIIYLTAHSDDDTIKRAVDSGPFGYLIKPFKERELYSNIEMVAHKNKLYQTTTAQRLNQPPEPEVEPEPVSESEQTRQVPPPLKAGDYRLAILAIQSIPHPVMLFTTSGAVIFMNNACRSFFRHDHQNSNPKSIEDLPDLFKRIWASGRDRFREGKGFATNGPLQIHEAVRRVRIDMIPLMDKGSLQFITSVIVPEPAGGGAGGGIVNTLLDEADSRLREIRYLSSTEETHRLRRISLYTTEVMKKIRELRGISYPEEEKKAVR from the coding sequence ATGAAACGGCGTATACTCATTGTTGAAGATGAGGCAGTTACTTCAGTACTCCTTGAAAAAACACTCAAGGAACTGGGATATGAGGTAGTCGGGAGTGCATTTGATGGAGCTGAAGCAATCAACCTTGCAAGGGAGAAGCAGCCGGACATCATCCTGATGGACATCAGGATTCAGGGGGACATGGATGGTATCGAGACTGCAAAGAGGATTTATAATCAGTATAAAATCCCGATAATTTACCTGACCGCACACTCAGATGATGATACTATCAAACGCGCAGTAGATTCGGGGCCCTTCGGATACCTGATCAAGCCATTCAAGGAACGGGAGTTATACAGTAACATCGAGATGGTGGCCCATAAAAATAAATTATACCAGACCACCACCGCCCAGCGCTTAAATCAGCCTCCTGAACCTGAAGTAGAGCCAGAACCAGTATCGGAGTCCGAGCAGACACGACAGGTACCACCGCCGCTCAAAGCAGGAGATTACCGCCTCGCTATTCTTGCGATACAGTCGATCCCACATCCGGTGATGCTCTTTACCACATCTGGTGCCGTCATTTTCATGAACAATGCATGCAGGTCTTTCTTCAGGCATGATCACCAGAACTCAAACCCCAAATCTATTGAAGACCTTCCTGATCTTTTTAAACGGATCTGGGCTTCAGGAAGAGATAGGTTCAGGGAAGGAAAGGGATTTGCAACGAACGGACCATTACAGATCCATGAAGCCGTCAGAAGGGTAAGGATTGATATGATACCGCTCATGGACAAGGGCAGTCTGCAGTTTATCACTTCAGTGATTGTGCCCGAACCGGCAGGAGGAGGGGCTGGCGGAGGTATAGTGAACACACTCCTTGACGAGGCAGATTCCCGGCTCCGTGAGATCAGATACCTCTCATCAACCGAAGAGACCCACCGCCTCAGGCGGATCTCACTCTACACAACCGAGGTTATGAAAAAGATCAGGGAACTGCGGGGCATATCATACCCAGAAGAAGAGAAAAAGGCAGTCAGATAA
- a CDS encoding acylphosphatase, giving the protein MQKRLNILVSGRVQGVGYRGFARLVANRYSVTGFASNEPDGRVSIIAEGDEPALDQYVADLYAKDEPLIEVHSVDVSEQTYTGEFTRFEPHFGDFQKEMFVRSELALEYMREMIKLQKRSLKTQIEMIEALRDMKKESKKRREVLERMIEAIHSQG; this is encoded by the coding sequence ATGCAGAAACGATTGAACATCCTGGTATCAGGTCGGGTTCAGGGCGTCGGGTACCGTGGATTTGCCCGCCTTGTTGCCAACCGGTACAGTGTGACCGGGTTTGCATCAAATGAACCTGACGGTCGCGTCTCCATTATAGCCGAAGGAGACGAACCGGCGCTTGATCAGTATGTAGCAGATCTCTATGCCAAAGATGAACCCCTGATCGAGGTTCACTCTGTTGATGTATCTGAACAGACATATACGGGTGAGTTCACCAGATTTGAGCCGCATTTTGGTGACTTTCAGAAAGAAATGTTTGTCAGATCAGAGCTTGCACTTGAGTATATGCGTGAGATGATCAAGTTGCAAAAACGCTCACTGAAGACCCAGATAGAGATGATAGAAGCACTCCGTGATATGAAGAAGGAGTCAAAGAAGCGGCGTGAAGTGCTTGAGCGGATGATTGAAGCGATTCACTCGCAGGGATAA
- the pheT gene encoding phenylalanine--tRNA ligase subunit beta, whose amino-acid sequence MPVVSLPYNYLERLTGTDRKTIIERLPMIGCDIERVLEEQVDVEFFPDRVDLYSTEGVARAMRGFLGLESGEEKYQVVSPTIQFTVDENLKDIRPYLGSAVIRNITLDNEAIVSLMGVQEALHWVVGRGRSKVAIGIHDLDKITPPFRYYGAPLSKAFVPLDFTEEMTLAEIMEKHPKGRDYAHIVAGKPLMPLIEDANGNVLSFPPIINGELTRVTEKSRNLLLDVTGTDERAVMTAVKVITSALISAGGTCEAVTVNGKSCPDLSPAVREVSVTACNKLIGCSLSAEEMAEVLRKMRYGAEAAGPDKVHVNIPCYRADIMHDWDVFEDVAIGFGFDNLETALPRAPTLGCEHPIMLRAGLLREICCGLGFQEVMPFTLSSDEVMYTKMQRSAHPGVLRVLHPISEDQTLVRTDILPLLLDLLRINKRRELPQRIFHIGDVVRDLKTGQKMALSSTYPGADFSEAYAIADAVCREMGLTYEVSESSDQAFIDGRRADIVVGGKVIGLFGEIHPAVLSAFDIDQPVSAVEIDLTLLP is encoded by the coding sequence ATGCCAGTTGTATCGCTCCCGTACAATTACCTTGAGCGGCTCACCGGGACCGACCGGAAGACGATCATCGAGCGCCTCCCGATGATCGGCTGTGATATCGAGCGTGTTCTTGAAGAACAGGTCGATGTTGAGTTCTTCCCTGACCGGGTGGATCTCTACTCAACCGAGGGTGTAGCCAGGGCCATGCGGGGATTTCTGGGACTTGAATCAGGAGAAGAGAAGTATCAGGTAGTATCCCCGACAATCCAGTTCACTGTCGATGAGAACCTGAAAGATATCAGGCCATACCTTGGGTCAGCGGTAATTAGGAATATCACTCTTGATAACGAGGCAATTGTCAGCCTGATGGGAGTTCAGGAAGCCCTTCACTGGGTGGTCGGAAGGGGCCGCTCAAAGGTTGCCATCGGCATTCACGACCTTGACAAGATCACCCCGCCGTTCAGGTATTATGGTGCTCCTTTGAGTAAGGCATTTGTTCCTCTTGACTTCACAGAGGAGATGACCCTTGCAGAGATTATGGAGAAGCATCCGAAAGGCCGCGACTACGCTCATATCGTTGCCGGCAAGCCTCTGATGCCATTGATTGAAGACGCTAACGGTAATGTCCTCTCGTTCCCGCCGATCATCAACGGTGAACTGACCCGCGTGACAGAGAAGAGCAGAAACCTGCTCCTTGATGTGACCGGCACTGATGAGCGTGCAGTCATGACTGCAGTGAAGGTGATCACCTCTGCACTCATCTCTGCAGGTGGTACTTGTGAAGCAGTGACGGTGAATGGTAAATCCTGTCCTGATCTCTCACCTGCGGTTCGTGAGGTTAGTGTTACGGCCTGCAACAAGCTTATTGGTTGCTCTCTCTCTGCTGAAGAGATGGCAGAGGTGCTCAGAAAGATGAGGTATGGTGCAGAGGCAGCAGGACCAGATAAGGTCCATGTAAACATCCCGTGCTACCGGGCTGACATCATGCACGACTGGGATGTCTTTGAGGATGTTGCGATCGGGTTCGGGTTTGATAACCTTGAGACTGCACTTCCGCGTGCACCCACCCTCGGGTGTGAGCACCCGATCATGCTCCGTGCAGGTCTGCTCCGTGAGATCTGCTGTGGGCTCGGGTTCCAGGAGGTCATGCCGTTCACCCTGTCCAGCGATGAGGTGATGTACACGAAGATGCAACGGTCTGCACATCCTGGTGTCCTTCGTGTTCTTCACCCGATCAGCGAGGATCAGACCCTGGTCAGAACTGATATCCTCCCGCTGCTTCTCGATCTGCTCAGGATCAACAAACGGAGAGAACTTCCGCAGAGGATCTTCCATATTGGAGACGTGGTAAGGGATCTCAAGACCGGTCAGAAGATGGCTCTCTCCTCTACCTATCCGGGTGCTGACTTCTCTGAAGCATATGCCATTGCCGATGCAGTCTGTCGTGAGATGGGGCTGACATACGAGGTGTCCGAGAGTTCTGATCAGGCATTCATTGACGGAAGACGTGCTGACATTGTGGTTGGTGGAAAGGTCATCGGCCTGTTCGGTGAGATTCATCCTGCAGTGCTCAGTGCTTTTGACATCGATCAGCCGGTCTCTGCTGTCGAGATCGATCTGACCCTACTTCCCTGA